One stretch of Paenibacillus sp. FSL R5-0341 DNA includes these proteins:
- the mutS gene encoding DNA mismatch repair protein MutS, with protein sequence MAQYTPMIQQYLQVKAEAQDAFLFFRLGDFYELFFEDAINASRELEITLTARNGGTDDKIPMCGVPYHSADNYIQRLIEKGYKVAICEQMEDASVTKGMVRREIVRVVTPGTVMEGKTLGDKSNNYMVCLTGNQNTLALAACDLSTGELYVTSVPYSKEWLKDEIGIYEPSELVGDAALLETVEAEASPIGRPVVYTSWTKNKEDLVRQQFGEAVWARLEPERQACIARLFSYLSETQKRSLGQLTQISTYEPDHYMILDPFTRRNLELVETVRERSKKGSLLWLLDRTETSMGARMLRRWVDKPLLQKGKINERLEAVDTLYNQFILREDLRAELKDIYDLERLVGRIAFGNANGRDLNALKSSLEKIPGLRQHCAGSSSATLQHIADTMDDCNDLREAIGQAIVDEPPVSVRDGGLIREGYHERLDELREASVNGKQWIAELEAREREATGIRSLKIGYNKVFGYYIEITKSNLSSLPEGRYERKQTLANAERYITPELKEKETLILEAQDKMVDIEYGLFAELRERLNKEIARLQKLAEQVAEIDVYQSFAVISAERNFVRPTLTDGYDLVVEEGRHPVVEAVMRDGAFIANHTAMTKEEARILLITGPNMAGKSTYMRQVALISILAQVGCFVPAGQAEVPIMDRIFTRIGAADDLIGGQSTFMVEMADIQVMTDKATPRSLIIIDELGRGTSTSEGMAIAQSVIEYVHDIIGCKALVSTHFHELAHLEESLDKLANYSMAVQESGDKVNFLRKLIAGAASSSYGIYCARLAGLPDSIIERANGLLHGFEHAAAQVAVGSEYIGSEKQEAGLNVKAVEFQHTDAAPLIREYETVESTDYTASIEDSVGKQHAKKSNSSKVQSSASQSDVVQLSIFGDDEPSVATKADVVAVDKPAREFIRTMKDIDVMNMTPLQAMQILNDLKLKAQQLS encoded by the coding sequence ATGGCTCAGTATACGCCGATGATTCAACAATATTTGCAAGTGAAAGCCGAAGCGCAAGATGCTTTTCTGTTTTTTAGACTGGGTGACTTCTATGAACTGTTCTTCGAGGATGCGATTAATGCTTCCCGTGAACTTGAGATCACGCTGACCGCACGTAATGGGGGCACGGATGACAAAATTCCGATGTGCGGTGTACCTTATCATTCGGCTGACAATTACATACAGCGTCTGATTGAAAAAGGATATAAAGTCGCGATATGCGAGCAGATGGAAGATGCGAGTGTAACCAAAGGCATGGTACGACGTGAAATTGTACGTGTGGTTACGCCCGGAACGGTGATGGAAGGAAAGACGCTAGGGGACAAGTCCAACAACTACATGGTCTGTCTTACAGGTAATCAAAATACGCTGGCGCTTGCAGCTTGTGATCTTTCAACAGGTGAATTGTATGTGACATCAGTACCCTATTCCAAGGAATGGCTCAAGGATGAAATCGGAATCTATGAACCATCGGAGCTTGTAGGGGATGCAGCGTTGCTTGAAACGGTAGAAGCCGAGGCATCTCCAATCGGTCGCCCTGTGGTCTACACGTCGTGGACAAAGAATAAGGAAGATCTGGTCCGTCAGCAGTTTGGCGAGGCTGTGTGGGCAAGATTGGAGCCGGAACGTCAAGCGTGTATTGCACGTCTTTTCTCTTACCTGAGTGAGACTCAGAAACGTTCTCTGGGGCAGTTAACACAGATTTCAACGTACGAGCCCGATCATTACATGATTTTAGACCCATTTACCCGCCGAAACCTGGAATTAGTGGAAACTGTGCGTGAACGCTCCAAAAAAGGTTCATTACTCTGGTTGCTTGATCGGACCGAGACGTCCATGGGTGCGAGAATGCTGCGTCGGTGGGTCGATAAGCCATTGTTGCAAAAAGGGAAGATTAATGAGCGACTGGAAGCTGTGGATACACTGTACAACCAGTTTATATTGCGTGAGGACCTGCGGGCAGAACTCAAAGACATCTATGATCTGGAGCGATTGGTAGGCCGGATTGCTTTTGGTAATGCCAATGGTCGTGATCTGAATGCGCTCAAGTCATCGCTCGAGAAAATTCCAGGGCTACGCCAGCATTGCGCTGGATCTTCTTCTGCAACACTCCAGCATATTGCCGATACGATGGATGATTGCAATGATCTGCGTGAAGCCATCGGGCAAGCCATTGTGGACGAGCCGCCGGTATCGGTAAGGGACGGAGGTCTTATTCGTGAAGGGTATCATGAACGTCTGGATGAATTGCGTGAGGCTTCGGTCAACGGGAAACAGTGGATTGCGGAGCTGGAAGCGCGAGAGCGTGAGGCGACAGGCATACGATCGCTAAAGATTGGATATAACAAAGTGTTTGGTTATTATATCGAGATCACCAAGTCCAATCTGTCTTCGTTGCCAGAGGGACGTTATGAACGTAAACAGACACTCGCTAATGCAGAACGATATATTACGCCGGAGTTGAAGGAAAAAGAGACGTTGATTCTCGAAGCTCAGGACAAAATGGTTGATATTGAGTATGGACTGTTCGCAGAGCTGCGCGAGCGATTGAACAAAGAAATTGCAAGATTGCAGAAGCTGGCCGAACAGGTAGCCGAAATTGATGTATATCAATCTTTTGCAGTGATCAGTGCTGAGCGAAACTTTGTACGACCTACACTGACCGACGGTTATGATCTGGTTGTAGAAGAAGGACGTCATCCGGTCGTTGAGGCTGTCATGCGAGATGGTGCATTTATTGCCAATCACACGGCAATGACCAAGGAAGAGGCACGTATTCTGCTGATTACCGGTCCAAATATGGCTGGTAAGAGTACGTATATGCGACAGGTCGCTTTAATCTCCATTTTGGCGCAAGTAGGTTGTTTTGTACCTGCGGGTCAAGCAGAAGTGCCGATTATGGATCGAATTTTCACACGGATCGGTGCCGCGGATGATCTCATTGGTGGACAAAGCACATTTATGGTGGAGATGGCCGACATTCAGGTCATGACGGACAAAGCCACACCACGCAGTTTGATCATTATCGATGAATTGGGACGGGGAACGTCAACCAGCGAAGGCATGGCCATTGCTCAGTCTGTTATTGAATATGTACATGATATTATCGGCTGTAAAGCTCTTGTATCGACTCATTTCCATGAACTTGCTCATCTGGAGGAGAGTCTGGACAAGTTGGCCAACTACTCGATGGCCGTACAGGAGAGCGGCGACAAGGTTAATTTTCTACGCAAATTGATTGCCGGGGCAGCCAGCAGCAGTTATGGTATCTATTGTGCACGGCTTGCAGGTCTGCCTGATAGCATTATTGAGCGGGCGAATGGATTGTTGCATGGGTTCGAGCATGCAGCTGCGCAGGTAGCGGTAGGTAGTGAGTATATCGGTAGTGAGAAGCAGGAAGCAGGCCTGAATGTCAAAGCTGTAGAATTCCAGCACACGGATGCAGCACCATTAATTCGGGAGTATGAGACTGTGGAAAGTACAGATTACACAGCTTCTATTGAAGATTCGGTTGGGAAGCAACATGCCAAGAAATCAAACAGCAGCAAAGTACAGTCCAGTGCGAGCCAATCGGATGTGGTTCAACTGTCCATCTTTGGAGATGATGAGCCGAGTGTGGCAACGAAAGCGGATGTAGTTGCGGTGGATAAACCAGCGCGAGAATTTATCCGTACGATGAAAGATATCGACGTCATGAATATGACGCCTCTTCAGGCGATGCAGATATTGAATGATCTCAAATTGAAGGCACAGCAATTATCCTGA
- a CDS encoding outer spore coat protein CotE, with protein sequence MSLSHKHQCREIITKAICGKGRKFSTVTHTVTPPNGPTSILGAWIINHQYEAVSAGDGIEVIGTYDINIWYSYDKNSQTDVAKETVSYVEHVPLSYLDPKHRTSTVEVSADATQEPSCVEATVSAGGSSVIIRVEREFAVELVAETKVCVKVCTDGCGDYEDKDYDFGSGDGDYDDLDPDLLDDEL encoded by the coding sequence ATGTCATTGAGTCATAAACATCAATGTAGAGAGATTATCACGAAGGCGATCTGCGGCAAAGGTCGTAAGTTCTCTACCGTAACACATACCGTGACTCCGCCAAATGGTCCGACAAGTATTTTGGGGGCTTGGATTATCAACCACCAATATGAAGCCGTATCAGCGGGTGACGGAATTGAAGTTATTGGTACTTACGATATCAACATTTGGTATTCCTATGACAAGAATTCGCAGACGGATGTAGCCAAAGAAACGGTGTCGTATGTAGAACATGTGCCTTTGTCCTATTTGGACCCGAAACACCGGACTTCCACAGTAGAGGTGTCTGCGGATGCAACGCAGGAACCTAGCTGTGTGGAAGCCACAGTATCAGCAGGTGGAAGCAGTGTAATTATCCGGGTAGAACGGGAATTCGCTGTGGAACTCGTTGCCGAGACTAAAGTTTGTGTGAAGGTCTGCACAGATGGTTGCGGTGATTACGAAGACAAGGACTATGACTTTGGCAGTGGCGATGGAGATTATGACGATCTCGATCCTGATCTGCTCGACGATGAGCTGTGA
- a CDS encoding aromatic acid exporter family protein translates to MGFRVIKTAIAALMAVLIADWCRLPGPTSAGLLAILGVDVTRKRSIRTISARFFASVVGLLFASVLFHFLGFHYWVLAVYILIAFPVIVRVGFKEGIVTGSVVVFRVFGGGEMDIHVILVQIALLLIGLGSAMAVNLAYMPAADPQMLRIRKRIDELFSKIFKEFAATLRNPNEAWAGRELIEADKAILGGIEAAKRSLENQVIHPNEEWSVYFYMRKTQLDSIQHMMHLVSQIYEKMPHAEMVSELFDQLSQDVLTESYTGRTEKLLADVQEEFRRMELPDTREEFEIRSAILQLCRELALYLKVAKKDKAPSPISDRSQSTNE, encoded by the coding sequence ATGGGTTTTAGGGTAATTAAAACCGCAATTGCCGCATTAATGGCCGTATTGATTGCGGATTGGTGCCGCCTGCCGGGACCAACATCAGCGGGATTGCTTGCAATTCTTGGCGTGGATGTAACGAGAAAACGAAGTATTCGCACCATATCGGCGCGTTTTTTTGCTTCAGTAGTTGGGCTTTTATTTGCAAGTGTACTTTTTCACTTTCTAGGCTTCCATTATTGGGTGCTGGCAGTATACATATTGATCGCATTCCCGGTGATTGTTCGGGTAGGTTTCAAGGAAGGCATTGTAACAGGATCAGTCGTGGTGTTTCGGGTGTTTGGGGGCGGGGAGATGGACATTCATGTCATTCTCGTGCAAATTGCTTTGCTGCTGATTGGTCTTGGTTCAGCAATGGCAGTTAACCTTGCTTATATGCCGGCAGCCGATCCACAAATGCTGCGCATCCGCAAACGTATCGATGAACTTTTCTCGAAGATCTTCAAAGAATTTGCGGCGACGCTGCGTAATCCTAATGAAGCGTGGGCAGGGAGAGAACTGATTGAAGCAGATAAAGCGATTCTGGGCGGCATCGAAGCAGCCAAGCGATCTCTGGAGAATCAGGTGATTCATCCGAATGAGGAATGGAGTGTCTACTTCTATATGCGCAAAACGCAGCTGGACTCCATCCAGCACATGATGCATCTGGTGTCCCAGATCTATGAGAAGATGCCACATGCGGAAATGGTATCGGAGCTGTTCGATCAGCTCAGTCAGGATGTGCTTACTGAATCCTACACTGGACGAACTGAAAAACTTCTTGCGGATGTGCAAGAAGAATTCAGACGTATGGAGCTGCCGGATACAAGGGAAGAATTCGAGATTCGCTCCGCAATTCTCCAGCTGTGCCGCGAACTCGCGCTGTATCTGAAAGTCGCGAAGAAGGACAAAGCACCGTCCCCAATCTCGGACCGGTCCCAATCTACAAACGAATAA
- a CDS encoding ABC transporter permease gives MGQLHRNHIQQVARWRHQVLAVQLSMLVSMFLLWELAGRLRWIDVLLFSYPSKIFAQIGKDIASGELWAHVGVTVGETAVGFLLGTLVGTLLAVLIWWSPFLSKVLDPYMVVFNSMPKVALGPIFIVMFGAGFTAIVMTTLSITVIITTLVVYNSFNEVDPNYIKVIRTFGGDRSEIFTKVVLPASFPAIVSTLKVNVGMAWVGVIVGEFLVAKQGLGYLIIYGFQVFNFTLVLSSLLIIAAVATAMYQLVVYAERKLLAGRR, from the coding sequence ATGGGGCAGCTGCATCGGAATCATATTCAGCAGGTGGCCAGATGGCGACATCAAGTGCTTGCTGTACAGTTATCCATGCTGGTATCTATGTTTTTGCTGTGGGAACTGGCGGGCAGACTCCGATGGATTGATGTGCTGTTGTTCAGTTATCCTAGTAAAATTTTTGCTCAGATCGGTAAAGACATCGCCAGCGGTGAGTTGTGGGCACATGTAGGAGTTACCGTAGGGGAAACGGCAGTTGGTTTTTTGCTGGGAACACTGGTGGGAACCTTGCTTGCGGTTTTAATTTGGTGGTCTCCTTTTTTGTCTAAAGTGCTGGACCCCTATATGGTTGTGTTCAACAGTATGCCAAAGGTAGCCCTCGGCCCGATCTTTATCGTTATGTTCGGCGCGGGTTTTACAGCGATTGTCATGACCACGTTGTCCATCACGGTCATTATCACGACACTGGTGGTATATAACAGCTTCAATGAAGTTGATCCCAACTATATTAAAGTCATTCGTACGTTTGGTGGAGACCGTTCCGAGATTTTTACGAAAGTCGTATTGCCTGCTTCTTTTCCGGCGATTGTATCGACCTTGAAAGTTAACGTAGGCATGGCCTGGGTGGGGGTAATCGTAGGTGAGTTTCTGGTCGCTAAACAAGGTCTTGGTTATCTGATTATCTACGGATTCCAGGTATTCAACTTCACGCTCGTATTATCGAGTCTGTTAATTATTGCTGCAGTTGCAACAGCCATGTATCAACTTGTTGTGTATGCAGAGCGCAAATTACTGGCTGGGCGCAGGTGA
- a CDS encoding ABC transporter ATP-binding protein, whose amino-acid sequence MPESESVIRLEGISQVYVSEREASLVIEDLSLEIQKGEFVSLVGPSGCGKTTLLSIIAGLLTPTQGEVKIKGKLVGGPSAQIGYMLQQDYLFPWRTILDNALIGLELTGRLDERSRERVRELLISMGLAGTENQYPSELSGGMRQRVALVRTLATDPGILLLDEPFSALDYQTKLQLEDLVSDTLKEFGKTSVLVTHDLSEAIAVSDRVIVLDRNPGRIRREFIIPDGIRKSQPFHAREQEGFNELFQALWSELDQSGGGERDA is encoded by the coding sequence ATGCCTGAATCCGAAAGTGTGATCCGACTGGAAGGAATCTCTCAAGTCTATGTCAGCGAGAGGGAAGCTTCATTGGTGATTGAAGACTTGAGTCTTGAGATCCAGAAAGGGGAGTTCGTCAGTCTGGTTGGACCGAGCGGATGCGGTAAAACGACATTGTTGTCGATCATCGCCGGGCTGCTCACACCTACTCAAGGAGAGGTCAAGATTAAAGGCAAGCTCGTAGGCGGCCCCTCCGCACAGATTGGTTATATGCTTCAACAGGACTATCTGTTTCCGTGGCGGACCATTCTGGATAATGCATTGATCGGACTTGAATTGACAGGCAGACTGGATGAGCGTAGCCGTGAGCGTGTACGGGAACTGCTGATAAGTATGGGTTTGGCTGGGACAGAGAACCAATACCCCTCAGAGCTTTCAGGGGGGATGAGACAGCGGGTGGCCCTGGTGCGTACGCTGGCAACCGATCCGGGAATTTTGTTGTTGGATGAACCGTTCTCGGCACTCGATTATCAAACCAAGCTGCAACTGGAAGATCTAGTTTCGGACACGTTAAAAGAGTTTGGCAAAACCTCTGTACTTGTCACACATGACTTGTCTGAAGCCATTGCGGTCAGCGACCGCGTCATTGTACTGGATCGCAATCCAGGTCGCATCCGTCGTGAATTTATCATTCCCGATGGAATTCGCAAATCTCAGCCATTTCATGCCAGGGAACAAGAAGGATTCAATGAGCTGTTTCAGGCGTTATGGAGCGAACTGGACCAGTCCGGGGGAGGTGAGAGAGACGCGTGA
- a CDS encoding ABC transporter substrate-binding protein, producing MKYTPWFVRGIVILLIIIVALTSCNKEDNEAKITIGEVTRSVFYAPEYVAVAQGFFEEQGLEVEIQTTAGGDKTMAALLAGSVDIALVGAETSIYVYQQGAEDPVINFAQLTQTDGTFLFARNPEGSFDWEQLRDSTFLGQRKGGMPQMAGEFALNKHGIDPQSDLELIQNVDFANIASAFASGTGDYVQLFEPQASIFEQEGRGKVVASFGTESGLLPYTVFMTKQSYLNDNKDVVQKFTNGLHKAQAWVDSHTAEEIAEVITPFFKDIDPAILVSSVNRYKEQGSYATDPIIDEEEWNNLLDVMSAAGELKERVELDAIVDNVYAEEATISK from the coding sequence ATGAAATACACGCCATGGTTCGTCCGGGGCATCGTTATTCTGCTGATTATCATTGTGGCACTCACCAGCTGTAATAAGGAAGACAATGAAGCCAAGATTACGATTGGCGAAGTGACTCGTTCGGTATTTTATGCACCGGAGTATGTGGCCGTGGCTCAAGGTTTTTTTGAGGAGCAGGGACTTGAGGTGGAGATTCAGACGACAGCTGGCGGTGACAAAACGATGGCGGCATTGCTCGCCGGTTCAGTGGACATTGCGCTGGTAGGTGCAGAGACGTCCATATACGTCTATCAGCAGGGAGCGGAAGATCCGGTCATTAACTTTGCCCAGCTTACCCAGACGGATGGTACTTTCCTGTTCGCACGTAACCCGGAAGGTAGCTTCGATTGGGAGCAACTGAGGGATTCCACATTTCTCGGGCAGCGTAAAGGCGGCATGCCACAAATGGCAGGGGAGTTTGCACTGAACAAACATGGTATTGATCCGCAAAGTGATCTGGAGCTGATTCAGAATGTGGACTTTGCCAACATTGCGTCTGCTTTCGCCTCAGGCACGGGAGATTATGTTCAATTGTTTGAACCCCAGGCATCCATCTTCGAACAAGAAGGTCGGGGCAAAGTTGTTGCATCGTTTGGAACAGAAAGTGGTCTTCTGCCTTACACCGTCTTCATGACGAAACAGAGCTATCTTAACGACAACAAGGATGTCGTGCAGAAGTTTACGAATGGTCTGCACAAAGCGCAAGCATGGGTAGATTCCCATACGGCTGAAGAGATTGCAGAAGTCATTACTCCTTTTTTCAAAGACATCGATCCAGCCATTTTGGTAAGCAGTGTGAACCGTTATAAGGAACAGGGCAGCTATGCAACGGACCCGATCATTGATGAGGAAGAGTGGAACAATCTGCTTGATGTCATGAGTGCTGCCGGCGAGTTGAAAGAACGCGTGGAGTTGGATGCCATTGTGGATAATGTTTATGCGGAAGAAGCTACGATATCGAAGTAA
- a CDS encoding carboxypeptidase M32: protein MDKQTLEHLESFRNLARKIKSYHEAIGLLHWDLRTGAPKKGVPTRSETLGMLSTEAFKLQTSADMKTYLDALTTPAVLEQLEDIDRRLVEDCKKEYDRSQSVPPEKVQAYTVLTAKSETAWEDAKHNSDFAGFSPYLTDIVKLKQEFIDYWGVKDTRYDTLLDMYEPDLTVEKVDAVFARLKARLVPLQEKINASENKPNTEFLNQLFDTEQQEKFSLFILEQMGYDFEAGRLDESVHPFATGLNPGDVRITTHYLQDDVASAVFSSLHEGGHALYEQNIDDSLAGTLLAEGTSMGIHESQSRLWENMIGRSLPFWTRYYKDLQQHFPQLSEVALEDFYRAINRVESSLIRIEADELTYNLHIIIRYEIEKMLFNDGLEVKDLPETWNAKYKEYLGIMPTNDGDGVLQDVHWSGGDFGYFASYSLGNMYAAQILHTLRKEMPGFDTHITEGNLIPIKEWLTDKIYRYGKSRTPSELIVAVTGEELNPDYLADYLEAKYAEIYKL, encoded by the coding sequence ATGGATAAACAAACACTAGAACATTTGGAATCCTTCCGTAATTTGGCTCGTAAAATTAAGAGCTATCATGAAGCCATTGGTTTGCTTCACTGGGATCTGCGCACAGGTGCGCCGAAAAAAGGCGTTCCGACTCGTTCGGAGACGCTGGGTATGTTGTCCACCGAAGCATTCAAGCTGCAAACTTCTGCTGACATGAAGACCTACCTGGATGCATTAACTACTCCAGCAGTATTGGAACAACTCGAAGATATAGATCGTCGTTTGGTTGAGGATTGCAAGAAAGAATATGATCGCAGTCAGTCTGTACCGCCTGAGAAAGTACAAGCGTATACCGTGCTCACGGCCAAGTCCGAAACCGCATGGGAAGATGCCAAGCATAACAGCGATTTCGCAGGGTTCTCACCATATCTGACAGATATCGTTAAGCTCAAACAGGAGTTTATTGATTATTGGGGTGTGAAGGATACACGTTATGATACGTTGCTTGATATGTATGAGCCGGATCTGACCGTTGAGAAAGTGGATGCTGTATTTGCCCGCCTCAAAGCACGTCTGGTGCCTCTACAAGAGAAGATTAATGCTTCAGAAAACAAGCCAAATACAGAGTTCCTGAATCAGTTGTTTGACACTGAACAGCAGGAAAAGTTCAGTCTGTTCATCCTGGAACAGATGGGCTATGACTTTGAAGCTGGACGATTGGACGAGAGTGTTCATCCTTTTGCAACAGGTCTTAACCCGGGTGATGTGCGGATCACCACACATTATTTGCAGGATGATGTAGCGAGCGCAGTCTTCAGTTCACTGCATGAGGGCGGACATGCCCTGTATGAGCAAAATATTGATGACAGTCTGGCGGGTACCCTTCTTGCAGAAGGAACGTCCATGGGTATTCATGAATCCCAGTCCCGTCTTTGGGAAAACATGATTGGTCGCAGTCTGCCGTTCTGGACACGCTATTACAAAGATTTGCAGCAGCATTTCCCGCAACTGAGCGAGGTTGCACTGGAAGATTTCTATCGTGCAATCAACCGGGTGGAGAGTTCACTCATTCGGATTGAAGCCGATGAATTGACCTATAACCTGCACATTATTATCCGTTATGAGATCGAGAAAATGTTGTTCAACGATGGCTTAGAAGTGAAGGACCTGCCGGAAACCTGGAATGCAAAATACAAGGAATACCTCGGTATTATGCCAACGAATGATGGAGACGGCGTTCTTCAGGATGTTCACTGGTCCGGTGGCGACTTCGGTTACTTTGCATCGTATTCTCTGGGTAATATGTATGCAGCTCAAATTCTACATACATTGCGCAAGGAAATGCCGGGGTTTGATACCCATATTACCGAAGGTAATCTGATTCCGATTAAGGAATGGCTTACAGACAAAATCTATCGATATGGCAAAAGTCGCACACCTTCGGAATTGATTGTTGCCGTAACGGGTGAAGAATTGAATCCGGATTATCTAGCCGATTATCTGGAAGCTAAATATGCGGAGATTTACAAGCTGTAA
- a CDS encoding carbonic anhydrase, giving the protein MNNIQEILAYNKSFVETKEYEKYTAGKFPTKKMVIITCMDTRLVEMLPKAMNLKNGDVKIIKNAGAIISQPFGSVMRSVLVAIYELGADEVLVVGHTECGMASLHAETMIGHMVERGVSEEVMTTLENSGIRLQKWLRGFDSVEEGVKHTVEVIKKHPLLPPNVPVHGMVIDSATGELDLVAEGYGQQASL; this is encoded by the coding sequence ATGAACAACATTCAAGAGATTTTGGCTTACAACAAATCATTTGTCGAGACTAAAGAATACGAAAAGTATACGGCTGGAAAGTTTCCAACCAAAAAGATGGTTATCATCACTTGTATGGATACACGTCTGGTGGAAATGCTGCCCAAGGCCATGAATCTGAAGAACGGTGATGTGAAAATCATCAAAAACGCTGGCGCGATTATCTCTCAGCCTTTCGGCAGTGTAATGCGTAGTGTGCTTGTCGCCATCTATGAACTGGGTGCAGATGAAGTTCTGGTTGTTGGACATACGGAATGTGGTATGGCTTCCCTTCACGCAGAGACCATGATTGGACATATGGTTGAGCGTGGTGTATCGGAAGAAGTCATGACAACCCTGGAGAATTCTGGCATCCGTCTACAAAAGTGGTTGCGCGGGTTTGACAGCGTCGAAGAAGGGGTAAAACATACTGTGGAAGTGATCAAGAAGCATCCTCTACTTCCACCCAATGTACCCGTCCACGGCATGGTTATCGATTCTGCTACAGGTGAGCTTGATCTTGTCGCTGAGGGGTATGGACAACAGGCATCTCTCTAA
- a CDS encoding PadR family transcriptional regulator, whose amino-acid sequence MNILSYGLLGLLTREESSGYDLMLKIQPHWQAKHSQIYPLLSKMENDELLASRWVQQSDKPDKKMYAVTEKGIEKLLEWMITPVTAPVTRDEFNLRILCVGIAEDGSMRRILNERKSWFMERIRYFEDLKSRIPLDNLRVGNRDFGSYILVQKGLMHAQTGLEWCHWVTQLLDGQAAIQDPNPSVSEI is encoded by the coding sequence ATGAACATACTTTCCTACGGATTGCTCGGGCTACTTACCCGCGAGGAGTCATCGGGCTATGATCTGATGCTGAAGATTCAGCCGCATTGGCAGGCGAAGCACAGCCAGATCTACCCGCTCCTGTCCAAGATGGAAAACGATGAGTTATTGGCCTCCCGCTGGGTACAGCAGTCTGACAAACCGGACAAGAAAATGTACGCAGTTACGGAAAAAGGCATTGAAAAGCTCTTGGAATGGATGATTACTCCTGTTACCGCACCGGTTACACGCGATGAATTTAATTTGCGTATCTTGTGTGTTGGCATTGCGGAAGACGGAAGCATGAGACGCATTCTGAATGAGCGTAAAAGCTGGTTTATGGAACGCATCCGTTATTTCGAGGATTTGAAATCACGTATACCTCTGGATAATCTTCGTGTAGGCAACCGAGATTTTGGAAGCTACATCCTGGTACAAAAAGGGTTAATGCATGCGCAAACAGGCCTGGAATGGTGTCATTGGGTTACCCAATTGCTTGATGGCCAAGCTGCAATTCAAGACCCAAATCCAAGCGTTTCAGAAATTTAA
- a CDS encoding YxcD family protein, with translation MVLSMDEIVNAICIHMAERKGVRPTDVNVELSWEEDTGYSAEVWIQGRSQYLVESNMIEAILRYLHSEYNIRAYRENVRLDLDEEITAIVNQ, from the coding sequence ATGGTTCTGAGCATGGATGAAATTGTGAATGCAATCTGTATTCATATGGCAGAACGTAAGGGTGTACGTCCAACCGATGTGAACGTAGAACTGAGCTGGGAAGAAGATACAGGTTATTCCGCTGAAGTTTGGATTCAAGGCCGCAGTCAATATCTGGTGGAGTCCAATATGATTGAAGCGATTCTTCGCTACCTGCACAGTGAATACAACATCCGGGCGTACCGTGAGAACGTACGACTTGATCTGGATGAAGAGATCACAGCCATCGTTAATCAATAA